The sequence GTCACCTCCGGCCCCGGCGCCACCAATGCGGTGACCGGGCTCACCGACGCGCTGCTCGATTCCATTCCGCTCGTCTGCATCACCGGCCAGGTTCCGACCCATCTCATCGGCTCGGACGCCTTCCAGGAATGCGACACGGTCGGCATCACTCGGCCCTGCACCAAGCACAATTACCTCGTTCGCGATGTGAACGACCTCGCCCGCGTCATGCACGAAGCGTTCTATGTCGCGCAGAACGGGCGTCCCGGGCCGGTCGTCGTCGACATCCCGAAGGACGTGCAGTTCGCCAAAGGCATGTATGTCGGGCCGGAGAACATCCAGCACCGCACCTATCAGCCGCGGCTGAAGGGCGACCCGGAGAAGATCAAGACCGCGGTGGAGATGCTGGCCAAGGCCAAGCGTCCGATCCTCTATACCGGCGGCGGCGTGATCAATTCCGGCCCCGAGGCGAGCCGCCTGCTGCGGGAATTCGCGCGGCTGTCGGGCTATCCCGTCACCTCGACGCTGATGGGGCTGGGCGCCTTCCCGGCTTCCGACAAGCAGTGGCTGGGCATGCTGGGCATGCACGGCACCTATGAAGCCAACATGGCGATGCATGATTGCGACGTCATGGTCTGCATCGGCGCGCGCTTCGACGACCGCATCACCGGCCGTGTCGACGCCTTCTCGCCGGGCTCGAAGAAGATCCATATCGACATCGACCCGTCCTCGATCAACAAGAACATCAAGGTCGACCTGCCGATCATCGGCGACGTGAAGCATGTGCTGGAAGACATGCTGACCATGTGGCGGGCGATGAAGGCCGAGCCGGACCGCAAGGCCATCGCCGGCTGGTGGGGGCAGATCGACAAGTGGCGCGCCCGCAAGTCGCTGGGCTTCCAGCCCTCCGACCGCATCATCAAGCCGCAGCAGGCGATCAAGGCGCTGTACGACCAGGTGAAGGACAAGGATGTCTACATCACCACCGAGGTCGGCCAGCACCAGATGTGGGCGGCGCAGCATTTCCATTTCGAGGAACCCAACCGCTGGATGACCTCCGGCGGCCTCGGCACCATGGGCTATGGCCTGCCGGCGGCGATCGGCGCGCAGGTGGCGCATCCCGAAAGCCTCGTCATCGACATTGCCGGCGAAGCCTCGATCCAGATGTGCCTGCAGGAAATGTCCACCGCGCTGCAGTTCAACCTGCCGGTGAAGATCTTCGTGCTGAACAACGAATATATGGGCATGGTGCGCCAGTGGCAGGACCTGCTGCATGGCGGGCGCTACTCGCACTCCTATTCGGAATCGCTGCCGGACTTCGTCAAGCTGGCGGAAGCCTATGGCGGCGTCGGCATTCGCTGCTCCAACCCGGCCGATCTCGACGGGGCGATCCACGAGATGATCTCCGTCAACCGGCCGGTGCTGTTCGACTGCCTGGTCGACAAGATGGAGAACTGCCTGCCGATGATCCCCTCGGGCAAGCCGCATAACGAGATGATCCTCCCCGATCATCCCGAGGCGCTGGACGAGGCGATCGACGAGGAAGGCAAGATGCTGGTGTGAGGCGGGTTTTCGTCGCCTTCGCTTCCTTCCCTCATCCCCGGGTTCGACCCGGGGATCCAGTGGCCGGGTGAAGCCGGAGTCTGGGTGGCCGGGTCAAGCCCGGCCATGAGGAATGATGGATGTTCCGCTTTTTCAGCAGTCCCCTTTTTCAGAGTGCCCCATGCCTGCCGTTCAAGAACCCGCCGAGCGCCATACCCTGTCCATGCTGGTCGATAACGAGCCGGGCGTTCTCGCCCGCATTGTCGGCCTGTTTTCCGGGCGCGGCTACAATATCGACAGCCTCACCGTTTCCGAGGTCAGCCACGCCTCGCATCTCTCGCGCATCACCGTGGTGACCACGGGTGCGCCGCCGATCATCGAGCAGATCAAGAGCCAGCTCGACCGGCTGGTGCCGGTGCATCGTGTGGTCGACCTGACCGTGGTCGGCAAGTCGGTGGAGCGCGAACTGGCGCTGATCAAGGTGCGCGGCAAGGGCGAGGTGCGCCAGGAAGCGCTGCTGATCGCCGACTCATTCCGCGCCCGCACCGTCGACACGACGCTGGAGAGCTTCGTGTTCGAAATCACCGGCAAGCCGGAGAAGATCGACCAGTTCGTCTCGCTGCTGGAGCCGCTGGGTCTGGTCGAGGTCTCGCGCACCGGCGTCGCCGCCATTGGCCGCGGCGCCGAGGGCATGTGATCCCGAGCAACTGGTGCGGCGGCTTTGTCTGCCGCGCCGCCGCGTCAGCCGGCGAAGCCGCCTGAGGTGAGGAAGGCGTGCTCTTCCTCTGTCATGGCGCGGCCGAGCACCGGATTGCGGTGCGGGAAGCGGCCGAAATCGCGGATGATGTCGTGATGGATGACGGCGTGGTGCACGCCCTCCTCATCACCGGCGGCCTCGCACAGCGCCACGCAGCGCTGCTGATCCGCCAGCTCCTCCGAATGCATGAACGGCACATAGAAGAAGCGGCGCTCCGGTAGCGCGAAGGCGCGATCGAAGCCGCGGGCGATGGCGGCATCGGCGATCGCGCGCGCCTGTGCGTCGGTGGCGAAGGCGCGCGGCGAGCCGCGGAACAGGTTGCGGGGAAACTGGTCGAGCAGCAGGATCAGCGCGTAGCAGCCCTCCGGCGTCGCCTGCCAGCCGTCAAGCTCGCCGCGCGCCGCGGCGTCATGGGCGCCAAGGAATTGCGTGCGGATGGCCGCGTCGAAGGCGTCGTCCTTGGCGAACCAGCGCTCCGGCCCGGCTTCGCGCCAGAAGGCGAGGATGGCGTCGGCCGTCGGAATGTCGGTGTTCGGCAGGGTCATGGCGGGGGCTCCGTTTTCTGTCGACAGTCCCGGATAGGACGGCGCGAGGGCGAAAGTCGAGCCCAAAGCCTGTGCTGCGCTGCACACGAACTCTTGGCCTGTCCGGCCAAGGCATGTGAAGATGGCGTCTCGCGGGGTGCGTCGCGGCGCCTTGCGCCGCCGCCATGCGAAGCGGCAGAGGCGGACATTTTGAGCGAGCGTGCAGGCACGGTGCCGGCGGCGGCAACAGGCAAGCCCCTGTGGCTGATGGCGGCGCCGTTCATTTTCCTGCTGCTGTGGTCGGGCGGCTTCGCCGTCGGCAAGATCGGCATCCTGTCCACCGGCCCCTTCACTTTGCTGGCGATGCGTTATGGGCTGGTGCTGGTGGTGCTGCTGCCGCTGTTGGCCTGGTTCCGCCCGGCGCTGCCCCGCACGCGGCGGGAATGGCTGAATCTGTTCATCGTCGGCTTCCTGATCCAGGTGCTGTATTTCGACCTGAGCTATTTCGCCTTCCGCTATGGCATCTCGGCCGGGGCGCTGGCGCTGATCGTCTCCATGCAGCCGATCGTGGTCGGCCTCGCCGCGCCGGTCTTCGCCGGCGAGCGGGTCGGCCTGCTGCGCTGGGGCGGGCTGCTGCTCGGCCTCGCCGGGGCCGGGCTGGTGATCGTCTCGCGCGCCGCCATTGAGGTCACCTCGCCCGGCGTCATCCTGCTGGCGGTCGGGGCGCTGCTCGCCATGTCGACGGCCTCGCTCTATGAGAAGCGCCACGGCATCGCTCAGCACCCGCTGGTCACCAATTGCGTGCAATATGCCGTCGGCTTCGCCTTCACGCTGCCGCTGGCGCTCCTGCTCGATGACGGCCATGTCGACTGGTCGGTGCCCTTCGTTGGCGCGCTGGCCTATCTCGTGATCGGCAATTCGCTGATCGCCATATCGCTCTATCTCGCCATGATCCGCGCCGGCGAGGTGGCGAAGGTGTCGGCGCTGTTCTTCCTCGTGCCGCCCTGCTCGGCGCTGATCGCGTTCCTTCTGCTCGGCGAAGAGATGCCGCCGCTCGCCTGGGCCGGCATGGCGCTGGCTGCCTCCGGCGTCGCGCTGGCCTCGGCGCAGCCCCTGACATGGCGGGCCCGCCTCGCCGCGCTTCGCCGCCGCTGAGGGCGAGAAATCGCACCGCCCCCTTGCGAAGCCGCAGGGGCTGCGATACGAGAACCGTAACGTACGGTACGGACTTTTCGGCGCATGGCTTCGCCCCACGAGACGCAGGACGACGCGCTGACGGAGCGCCAGCAGGCGGTGCTCGACGCCGTGCTGGCGCTGATGGTGGAGCAGGGCGGCGAACTGACCATGAATGCGGTGGCGCGCCGTGCCTCCTGCTCGAAGGAAAGCCTGTACAAATGGTTCGGCGACCGTGAGGGGCTGCTCACTGCCACGGTGCGCTGGCAGGCGTCCAAGGTCCGCGCCGGCAATTATGACCGCACGAAGCTTGACGCGCTGGCGCTGCGCGACAGCCTCATCCGCTTCGCCGCCAACTGGCTCGGAGTGATTTCCAGCCCGACCTCGATCGCGCTCAACCGCGTCGCCATCGCCCAGGCGGCGGGCGGCCCGCGCCGGCAGGCGGAGGGCGCCAGCCTCGGCGCCATCATGCTTGCCAATGGCCGCTTTGCCATTGGCGCCCGGCTGAAGCCGGTGCTCGATGCCGGCCGCGAGGCGGGGCTGATCGCCTTTGACGACACCGAGACCGCCTTCCGCAGCTTCATCGGGCTGGTGGGGCGCGACGTGCAGATCCGCCTGCTGCTCGGCGACACGCTGAACCTCCCACCGGCGGAGATCGAGCGCGACGCCGCCCGCGCCACCGACCAGTTTCTCACCCTCTACGGCACCGGTCTCCCGCTGCCGAACCAGACCAACGCATGACATAAGGAGACACCCATGCGCGTTTATTACGATCGCGACGCCGATGTGAATCTCATCAAGGGCAAGAAGGTCGG is a genomic window of Ancylobacter sp. IITR112 containing:
- a CDS encoding TetR/AcrR family transcriptional regulator C-terminal domain-containing protein; translated protein: MASPHETQDDALTERQQAVLDAVLALMVEQGGELTMNAVARRASCSKESLYKWFGDREGLLTATVRWQASKVRAGNYDRTKLDALALRDSLIRFAANWLGVISSPTSIALNRVAIAQAAGGPRRQAEGASLGAIMLANGRFAIGARLKPVLDAGREAGLIAFDDTETAFRSFIGLVGRDVQIRLLLGDTLNLPPAEIERDAARATDQFLTLYGTGLPLPNQTNA
- a CDS encoding acetolactate synthase 3 large subunit, yielding MMREMTGAEMVMQALIDQGVEHMFGYPGGAVLPIYDAMFHQNQVKHILVRHEQGAVHMAEGYARSSGKVGVVLVTSGPGATNAVTGLTDALLDSIPLVCITGQVPTHLIGSDAFQECDTVGITRPCTKHNYLVRDVNDLARVMHEAFYVAQNGRPGPVVVDIPKDVQFAKGMYVGPENIQHRTYQPRLKGDPEKIKTAVEMLAKAKRPILYTGGGVINSGPEASRLLREFARLSGYPVTSTLMGLGAFPASDKQWLGMLGMHGTYEANMAMHDCDVMVCIGARFDDRITGRVDAFSPGSKKIHIDIDPSSINKNIKVDLPIIGDVKHVLEDMLTMWRAMKAEPDRKAIAGWWGQIDKWRARKSLGFQPSDRIIKPQQAIKALYDQVKDKDVYITTEVGQHQMWAAQHFHFEEPNRWMTSGGLGTMGYGLPAAIGAQVAHPESLVIDIAGEASIQMCLQEMSTALQFNLPVKIFVLNNEYMGMVRQWQDLLHGGRYSHSYSESLPDFVKLAEAYGGVGIRCSNPADLDGAIHEMISVNRPVLFDCLVDKMENCLPMIPSGKPHNEMILPDHPEALDEAIDEEGKMLV
- a CDS encoding DUF924 family protein; this translates as MTLPNTDIPTADAILAFWREAGPERWFAKDDAFDAAIRTQFLGAHDAAARGELDGWQATPEGCYALILLLDQFPRNLFRGSPRAFATDAQARAIADAAIARGFDRAFALPERRFFYVPFMHSEELADQQRCVALCEAAGDEEGVHHAVIHHDIIRDFGRFPHRNPVLGRAMTEEEHAFLTSGGFAG
- the ilvN gene encoding acetolactate synthase small subunit is translated as MPAVQEPAERHTLSMLVDNEPGVLARIVGLFSGRGYNIDSLTVSEVSHASHLSRITVVTTGAPPIIEQIKSQLDRLVPVHRVVDLTVVGKSVERELALIKVRGKGEVRQEALLIADSFRARTVDTTLESFVFEITGKPEKIDQFVSLLEPLGLVEVSRTGVAAIGRGAEGM
- a CDS encoding DMT family transporter — protein: MSERAGTVPAAATGKPLWLMAAPFIFLLLWSGGFAVGKIGILSTGPFTLLAMRYGLVLVVLLPLLAWFRPALPRTRREWLNLFIVGFLIQVLYFDLSYFAFRYGISAGALALIVSMQPIVVGLAAPVFAGERVGLLRWGGLLLGLAGAGLVIVSRAAIEVTSPGVILLAVGALLAMSTASLYEKRHGIAQHPLVTNCVQYAVGFAFTLPLALLLDDGHVDWSVPFVGALAYLVIGNSLIAISLYLAMIRAGEVAKVSALFFLVPPCSALIAFLLLGEEMPPLAWAGMALAASGVALASAQPLTWRARLAALRRR